A region of Streptomyces sp. TG1A-60 DNA encodes the following proteins:
- the cysC gene encoding adenylyl-sulfate kinase, whose protein sequence is MSTSSRARGATVWLTGLPSAGKTTIARTLAGRLRSEGHRVEVLDGDEIRRFLSAGLGFSRADRNTNVQRIGLVAEVLARNGVLSIVPVIAPYADSREAVRKRHDVSGTPYFEVHVATPVEVCSERDVKGLYARQAAGRLKGLTGVDDPYEPPADPALVVPTQHQTPDESAAAVYALLADRGLA, encoded by the coding sequence ATGAGCACCTCGTCCAGGGCTCGGGGAGCCACGGTCTGGCTCACCGGGCTGCCGAGCGCGGGCAAGACCACGATCGCCCGGACCCTCGCCGGCCGGCTGCGGTCCGAGGGGCACCGTGTGGAGGTCCTCGACGGTGACGAGATCCGCCGCTTCCTCTCCGCCGGCCTCGGCTTCTCCCGCGCGGACCGCAACACCAACGTGCAGCGCATCGGCCTCGTCGCCGAGGTCCTCGCCCGCAACGGCGTGCTCTCCATCGTCCCCGTCATCGCGCCGTACGCCGACAGCCGCGAGGCCGTCCGCAAGCGCCACGACGTGAGCGGCACACCGTACTTCGAGGTGCACGTCGCCACCCCCGTCGAGGTGTGCAGCGAGCGCGACGTGAAGGGCCTGTACGCCCGTCAGGCCGCCGGCCGGCTCAAGGGCCTGACCGGTGTCGACGACCCGTACGAGCCTCCGGCCGACCCGGCGCTCGTGGTGCCGACGCAGCACCAGACGCCCGACGAATCGGCCGCGGCCGTGTACGCGTTGCTCGCGGATCGGGGCCTCGCATGA
- a CDS encoding ATP-binding protein — protein MNGPTAVQEPSAPASWRIALPHTAAAVPVARALVRTALTELEHRTDCDTAELLTAELVANAIEHAAGDGPIELVVELLPSGCKVEVHDPDPAPPGDLTAPGRGEPDPWQEHGRGLLLIRTLSSSCGHRPTDSGKAVWFRLPTVPPQRRPT, from the coding sequence ATGAACGGACCCACCGCCGTGCAAGAACCCTCCGCCCCCGCCTCCTGGCGCATCGCGCTGCCGCACACCGCCGCGGCCGTGCCCGTGGCCCGCGCGTTGGTCCGCACGGCGCTGACGGAGCTGGAGCACAGGACCGACTGCGACACAGCGGAACTGCTCACGGCGGAACTGGTCGCGAACGCGATCGAGCACGCGGCCGGGGACGGGCCCATAGAGCTGGTCGTCGAGCTGCTGCCGTCCGGCTGCAAGGTGGAGGTCCACGACCCCGATCCGGCACCCCCGGGCGACCTCACCGCCCCGGGCCGCGGCGAGCCCGACCCCTGGCAGGAGCACGGGCGCGGCCTGCTCCTCATCCGCACCCTCAGCTCCTCCTGCGGCCACCGCCCCACGGACTCCGGCAAGGCGGTCTGGTTCCGCCTCCCGACGGTGCCTCCACAGCGCCGCCCCACATGA